A genomic segment from uncultured Erythrobacter sp. encodes:
- the queF gene encoding preQ(1) synthase — protein MESTPDKPARAPQFLGRDTPLPASPEEAVLDYVPNPRPGLTFLVRFVSPEFTSLCPVTNQPDFAHLVIDYVPGETIVESKSLKLFLGSFRNHNGFHEDVTVGIGLRLFEEMRPQWLRIGGYWYPRGGIPIDVFWQSAAPPAGLWLPDQGVPTYRGRG, from the coding sequence ATGGAAAGCACACCTGATAAGCCCGCGCGCGCTCCGCAATTCCTCGGCCGCGACACCCCGCTGCCGGCCTCGCCCGAAGAAGCGGTGCTCGACTACGTCCCCAATCCGCGCCCCGGACTGACCTTTCTGGTGCGGTTCGTCTCGCCGGAATTCACCTCGCTGTGCCCGGTGACGAACCAGCCCGACTTCGCGCATCTGGTGATCGACTACGTGCCGGGCGAAACCATCGTCGAGAGCAAGAGCCTCAAGCTGTTCCTCGGGAGTTTCCGCAATCACAACGGCTTCCACGAAGATGTGACCGTGGGGATCGGCTTGCGCCTGTTCGAAGAAATGCGCCCGCAATGGCTGCGGATCGGCGGCTACTGGTATCCGCGCGGCGGCATTCCGATCGACGTGTTCTGGCAGAGCGCCGCGCCCCCCGCTGGCCTGTGGCTACCCGATCAGGGCGTGCCGACCTATCGCGGGCGCGGGTGA
- a CDS encoding DUF2849 domain-containing protein, with amino-acid sequence MKILTGNDLRSGAVTWWNGTGWSLFVDDAVDVGDDAEEILAREEAARRVNVPYAIEATIDAGGHVRPAHIKDRVRALGPTVRRDLAVPTANKTGWDWVI; translated from the coding sequence ATGAAAATCCTCACCGGCAATGACCTGCGCTCGGGCGCGGTGACCTGGTGGAACGGCACCGGCTGGTCGCTGTTCGTCGACGATGCCGTCGATGTTGGCGACGACGCCGAGGAAATTCTCGCCCGCGAGGAAGCCGCGCGCCGGGTCAACGTGCCTTACGCCATCGAGGCGACCATCGATGCAGGCGGCCACGTGCGCCCCGCGCACATCAAGGACCGCGTGCGCGCGCTCGGCCCGACGGTGCGGCGCGACCTTGCCGTGCCGACTGCCAACAAGACCGGCTGGGACTGGGTGATCTGA
- a CDS encoding EAL domain-containing protein: MPLGFLKSGREPKRSVPDGQTPVVEPRPDRAIVLGEVEELGIGMFWATDAEGHLSFLSQRALVDLGNDSETMIGKPLIQVFHDVDEEDGGPSQRSLAFKLKAHSKLDEQIVAVPNGRGATRWWRLNGRPLTDAAGTFKGYRGSAVDISAQYAYETQVARQSQVDELTGLANRRKLNERLTAMLSAFRVSQRSCALMMLDLDRFKQVNDTMGHPAGDELLKQVAQRLSSIVKDHGEVGRLGGDEFQVLLPDMDDRGTLGELANRIVQSISQPYQINGRRAIIGTSVGIAIAPYDGVETDELTRAADMALYSAKEARGGTFCFFTSELRDAASKTALLGERLRDAVDRGELKLAYQPLVDPITNEVKCFEALLRWHDEDEGDISPAQFIPVAENDDLIIRIGEVALKQACMDALAWPETIKVAVNVSAKQFVRPGYRKAVAAALQASGLPPGRLELEITESVFVGDLETVDAIFRDLKKLGVRLALDDFGTGYSSLGYLKHGHFNKIKIDQSFVRGCTENGDTNPAIITAIVALAKALGMETVAEGVEAMDELELVKARGADLVQGYIFSRPITQDQVLAQFAEGSGMFRPSGPPRHRAERITIFRKVGLIHEDHYYDVILRNLSKTGARITGLAGVPVGTDVVLDLGHGQLVVSKVVNATENSQGLKFETSMISDGSGGFMTRHRISPYSLAEAGIPLAALGAGAFPLAKWREANKTVPKFVQLELSAPGA, translated from the coding sequence ATGCCACTTGGCTTTCTCAAATCCGGGCGTGAGCCCAAGCGCTCCGTGCCAGACGGGCAGACCCCGGTCGTGGAACCTCGCCCCGACCGTGCCATTGTGCTGGGTGAAGTCGAAGAACTCGGCATCGGGATGTTCTGGGCGACCGACGCGGAAGGCCATCTGAGCTTCCTGTCGCAGCGCGCTCTGGTCGATCTCGGCAACGATAGCGAAACGATGATCGGCAAGCCGCTGATTCAGGTGTTTCATGATGTCGACGAGGAAGACGGCGGCCCGTCGCAGCGTAGCCTTGCCTTCAAGCTCAAGGCCCACTCCAAGCTCGACGAGCAGATCGTCGCTGTGCCCAACGGGCGCGGTGCGACGCGGTGGTGGCGGCTCAACGGACGGCCGCTGACCGACGCGGCCGGCACCTTCAAGGGCTACCGCGGCAGCGCGGTCGATATCTCAGCGCAATATGCCTACGAAACGCAGGTCGCGCGGCAATCGCAAGTGGACGAGCTGACCGGGCTCGCCAACCGCCGCAAGCTGAACGAGCGGCTGACTGCCATGTTGTCCGCATTTCGGGTAAGCCAGCGCAGCTGCGCGCTGATGATGCTCGATCTCGACCGCTTCAAGCAGGTCAACGACACCATGGGCCATCCCGCGGGCGACGAATTGCTCAAGCAGGTGGCCCAGCGCCTTTCCTCCATCGTCAAGGACCACGGCGAGGTTGGCCGGCTGGGCGGCGACGAATTTCAGGTGCTGCTGCCCGACATGGATGACCGGGGCACTTTGGGCGAGCTGGCCAATCGCATCGTCCAGTCGATCTCGCAGCCCTATCAGATCAATGGCCGCCGGGCGATCATCGGCACGTCGGTCGGCATCGCGATTGCGCCCTATGACGGGGTCGAGACTGACGAGCTGACCCGTGCGGCCGACATGGCGCTGTATTCCGCCAAGGAAGCCCGCGGCGGCACCTTCTGTTTCTTCACCAGCGAATTGCGCGACGCCGCCTCCAAGACCGCGCTGTTGGGCGAACGGCTGCGCGATGCAGTGGATCGCGGAGAGCTGAAACTTGCCTATCAGCCGCTGGTCGATCCGATCACTAACGAAGTGAAGTGCTTCGAAGCGCTGCTGCGCTGGCACGACGAGGATGAAGGCGACATCAGCCCCGCGCAGTTCATTCCCGTCGCCGAGAACGACGATCTGATCATCCGCATCGGCGAAGTCGCGCTGAAGCAGGCGTGCATGGACGCGCTCGCCTGGCCGGAGACCATCAAGGTTGCGGTCAACGTGTCGGCCAAGCAGTTCGTCCGCCCTGGTTATCGCAAGGCGGTGGCCGCGGCGCTGCAAGCGTCGGGCCTGCCGCCGGGCCGGCTTGAGCTGGAGATCACTGAAAGCGTTTTCGTCGGCGATCTGGAGACGGTCGATGCGATCTTCCGCGATCTGAAGAAGCTGGGCGTGCGCCTGGCGCTCGATGATTTCGGCACCGGCTATTCATCGCTCGGTTACCTCAAGCACGGACATTTCAACAAGATCAAGATCGACCAGAGCTTCGTGCGCGGCTGCACCGAGAATGGTGACACCAACCCTGCGATCATCACCGCCATCGTCGCGCTCGCAAAGGCGCTCGGCATGGAGACCGTGGCCGAAGGCGTCGAGGCGATGGACGAGCTGGAGCTGGTCAAGGCGCGCGGCGCAGATCTGGTACAAGGCTACATTTTCTCGCGTCCGATCACGCAGGATCAGGTGCTGGCGCAGTTTGCCGAAGGATCGGGTATGTTCCGCCCCAGCGGCCCGCCGCGCCACCGCGCTGAACGGATCACCATCTTCCGCAAGGTCGGGCTGATTCACGAGGATCACTATTACGACGTGATCCTGCGCAACCTGTCCAAGACCGGCGCGCGGATTACCGGGCTGGCCGGGGTGCCGGTCGGGACCGACGTGGTGCTCGATCTCGGTCACGGGCAGCTGGTGGTGAGCAAGGTGGTCAACGCGACCGAGAACAGCCAGGGTCTGAAGTTCGAAACCTCGATGATCAGCGACGGCAGCGGCGGGTTCATGACGCGGCACCGCATCTCGCCCTATTCACTGGCCGAAGCGGGGATCCCGCTGGCGGCGCTCGGCGCAGGGGCTTTCCCGCTTGCCAAGTGGCGCGAGGCGAACAAGACCGTGCCCAAGTTCGTGCAACTGGAACTCAGCGCGCCGGGAGCCTGA
- the metC gene encoding cystathionine beta-lyase yields MSGGDSGKPLKPATRLVRGGRRKEWTGPVVNPPVWRASTHLYDKDADRHSAGGNNADGQFFYGRRGAPTQWALAEALTQIEPGAYGTQLYPSGVAAIAGCMLSVLKPGDRLLMADNAYDPSRSMATGLLTRMGVTTTFFDPRDLDAYAALFADPVKAVWLENPGSLTFELCDVPALAAIARQHGAVSMVDNTWASPLGFAALEHGCDIVMMSLSKHVGGHSDLMMGSASAGKRWYTALRRTAQELGQVVAPDDAALAARGLRTMGLRLDAQTRSALRIAEWLEAQPQVAEVLCPMLPSAPGHALWARDFTGGCGLFAFVLASDDPQASARVADALDLFGIGYSWGGFESLVLPITPKTYRSLMPCPTGGRPALRLSIGLEDSDDLIADLAQALAQAG; encoded by the coding sequence ATGAGCGGCGGCGATAGTGGCAAGCCGTTGAAGCCCGCCACGCGGCTGGTGCGCGGTGGGCGGCGCAAGGAGTGGACGGGGCCGGTGGTGAACCCGCCCGTCTGGCGCGCCTCCACCCACCTTTACGACAAGGACGCCGATCGCCACAGCGCGGGCGGCAATAATGCCGACGGGCAGTTCTTCTATGGCCGCCGCGGCGCGCCGACCCAGTGGGCGCTGGCCGAGGCGCTCACCCAGATTGAGCCGGGCGCTTACGGCACGCAGCTTTACCCGAGCGGCGTGGCAGCGATTGCTGGGTGTATGCTCAGCGTGCTGAAACCGGGTGACCGGCTGCTGATGGCAGACAACGCCTATGACCCCTCGCGTAGCATGGCGACGGGGCTGCTGACGCGGATGGGGGTGACGACGACCTTTTTCGACCCGCGCGATCTTGACGCCTATGCCGCGCTGTTCGCCGATCCAGTGAAAGCGGTGTGGCTGGAAAATCCTGGCAGTCTCACCTTCGAGCTGTGCGATGTCCCAGCGCTTGCCGCCATCGCCCGTCAGCACGGCGCGGTCAGTATGGTCGACAACACCTGGGCCAGCCCCTTGGGCTTCGCTGCGCTGGAACACGGCTGCGATATCGTGATGATGAGCCTGTCGAAGCACGTCGGCGGGCATTCCGATCTGATGATGGGCAGCGCCAGTGCGGGGAAGCGCTGGTACACTGCGCTGCGCCGCACCGCGCAGGAGTTGGGGCAAGTGGTTGCGCCCGACGACGCCGCGCTCGCCGCACGGGGCCTGCGCACAATGGGTCTCAGGCTGGACGCGCAGACCCGTTCGGCGCTCAGGATTGCCGAGTGGTTGGAGGCCCAGCCGCAGGTGGCTGAGGTGCTGTGCCCGATGTTGCCTTCCGCCCCCGGCCATGCCTTGTGGGCGCGCGATTTCACCGGCGGATGCGGGCTATTTGCCTTCGTGCTGGCGAGCGATGATCCGCAAGCCTCGGCCCGCGTGGCAGATGCGCTCGATCTGTTTGGGATCGGCTACAGCTGGGGCGGGTTTGAAAGCCTCGTTTTGCCGATCACGCCCAAGACCTATCGCAGCCTGATGCCCTGCCCGACCGGAGGCAGGCCTGCGCTCCGCCTTTCTATCGGGCTGGAGGATAGTGACGATCTGATCGCCGATCTGGCGCAGGCGCTGGCGCAAGCAGGATGA
- a CDS encoding phosphoadenylyl-sulfate reductase, whose protein sequence is MIAHTPDILNLAPRFTEHDAVRLNNMFRGSSTHEMLASVIRDGLAGDLAVVSSFGAESAVLLHLIASVDPSVPVLFLDTGKHFPETLEYRDLLVERLGLNLVVLTPDAEELAKKDETGLRWSYDPDGCCEIRKVRPLEKAMAQYDASFTGRKAFQAATRANLPRFEVDTSDAQGRLKINPLIDWDAGQIEGYFIQHDLPRHPMIAQGYPSIGCSPCTSQVAPGEDPRSGRWKGWDKTECGIHKPGEEPFL, encoded by the coding sequence ATGATCGCGCACACGCCCGACATCCTCAACCTCGCCCCCCGCTTTACCGAGCATGATGCGGTGCGCCTCAACAATATGTTCAGGGGCAGCAGCACGCACGAAATGCTCGCGAGCGTGATCCGTGACGGGCTCGCGGGCGACCTCGCGGTGGTCTCCAGTTTCGGCGCGGAGAGCGCGGTGTTGCTGCACCTGATCGCGAGCGTCGATCCGTCGGTGCCGGTGCTGTTCCTCGATACGGGCAAGCATTTCCCTGAAACACTGGAATATCGCGATTTACTGGTGGAGCGGCTCGGCCTCAATCTCGTGGTGCTGACCCCCGACGCTGAAGAGCTCGCCAAGAAGGACGAGACCGGCCTCAGGTGGTCTTACGATCCCGATGGCTGTTGCGAGATCCGCAAGGTGCGCCCGCTCGAAAAGGCGATGGCGCAGTACGACGCCAGCTTCACGGGTCGCAAGGCGTTCCAGGCCGCGACCCGCGCCAACCTGCCGCGCTTTGAGGTGGACACCTCGGACGCGCAGGGGCGGCTCAAGATCAACCCGCTGATCGATTGGGACGCGGGCCAGATCGAAGGCTACTTCATCCAGCACGATCTCCCCCGCCACCCGATGATCGCGCAAGGCTATCCTTCGATCGGCTGCTCGCCCTGCACCTCGCAGGTCGCGCCCGGCGAAGACCCGCGCTCGGGCCGGTGGAAGGGCTGGGACAAGACCGAATGCGGCATCCACAAGCCGGGCGAGGAGCCGTTTCTTTAG
- a CDS encoding DUF934 domain-containing protein, with protein sequence MAKDIGTSPDEVQFRFRDDEPVDHGTVTVDACCDQTNAAAVRIEPGDDARLLLPFLDRLALVEVNFPSFGDGRGYSAARILREAGYTGELRAVGQVLIDQLSHMRRCGFDSFAPDKRLDEDDAARAFATWDNVYQRAADARRTIADKRHEA encoded by the coding sequence ATGGCTAAAGACATCGGCACCAGCCCCGACGAAGTGCAATTCCGCTTCCGTGACGATGAGCCCGTCGATCACGGTACTGTGACAGTCGACGCCTGCTGCGACCAGACCAACGCCGCCGCCGTCCGGATCGAACCGGGCGACGATGCGCGGCTGCTATTGCCCTTCCTTGATCGCCTCGCGCTGGTCGAAGTCAACTTCCCGAGCTTTGGCGACGGGCGTGGCTATTCGGCAGCGCGCATCCTGCGCGAGGCCGGCTATACCGGCGAATTGCGCGCCGTGGGTCAGGTGTTGATCGACCAGCTCAGCCATATGCGCCGCTGCGGGTTCGACAGTTTCGCCCCCGACAAGCGCCTCGATGAAGACGACGCCGCACGTGCCTTTGCGACGTGGGACAACGTGTATCAGCGCGCGGCCGATGCGCGCCGGACCATTGCGGACAAGCGCCATGAAGCCTGA
- a CDS encoding NAD(P)-dependent oxidoreductase translates to MSLIAITGATGFVGSAVLDAALAEGHQVRALARREQPARAGVEWVRGDLGDAAALAALVAGADAVIHVAGLTNTPDPAEFEAANVTGTANVIAAMKQAGGRRLVFVSSLSARKPELSAYGASKARAEALVEASGLDWTTVRPPGVYGPRDVDYLEMFRTAKWGFVPLPPGGASSIIHADDLARLLVALAAGNAASTKKQTYEPDDGREGGWSHKELAQAIGRAVGKRSVFAPHLPRAVLEATATADRLLRGDRAKLTADRVGYMAHPNWVSRFDRKPPPGLWQPRIEGEEGLKATAEWYRREGWL, encoded by the coding sequence GTGAGCCTCATCGCCATCACCGGCGCGACCGGCTTTGTCGGCAGCGCGGTGCTGGATGCGGCGCTGGCCGAGGGGCATCAGGTGCGTGCGCTCGCCCGGCGCGAGCAACCGGCGCGCGCGGGTGTGGAGTGGGTGCGCGGCGATCTGGGGGATGCGGCGGCGCTTGCGGCGCTGGTCGCCGGGGCCGACGCGGTGATCCATGTCGCCGGGCTGACCAACACGCCTGACCCCGCCGAGTTCGAAGCCGCCAACGTCACCGGCACCGCCAATGTTATCGCGGCGATGAAGCAGGCAGGCGGGCGGCGGCTGGTGTTCGTCTCCTCGCTTTCGGCGCGGAAGCCCGAACTGTCGGCCTATGGCGCGTCAAAGGCGCGGGCCGAGGCGCTGGTGGAAGCTTCGGGCCTCGACTGGACCACGGTGCGCCCGCCCGGCGTCTATGGCCCGCGCGATGTCGATTATCTGGAGATGTTCCGCACCGCGAAGTGGGGCTTCGTGCCGCTCCCGCCGGGCGGGGCGAGTTCGATCATTCACGCCGATGACTTGGCCCGCCTGCTGGTGGCGCTGGCGGCAGGCAATGCGGCTTCGACCAAGAAGCAGACCTACGAACCCGACGACGGGCGCGAGGGCGGGTGGAGCCACAAAGAACTGGCGCAAGCGATTGGCCGCGCCGTGGGCAAGCGCTCGGTCTTCGCCCCGCACCTGCCGCGCGCTGTGCTGGAGGCCACTGCCACTGCCGACCGCCTGCTGCGCGGCGACCGCGCGAAACTCACCGCCGACCGCGTGGGCTATATGGCGCACCCCAACTGGGTGTCACGCTTCGACCGCAAGCCGCCGCCGGGGCTGTGGCAGCCGCGGATTGAGGGCGAGGAAGGGCTGAAGGCGACGGCGGAGTGGTACCGGCGCGAGGGGTGGCTTTAG
- the cobA gene encoding uroporphyrinogen-III C-methyltransferase, translating to MQQTGTIYLVGAGPGPVDLLTLRAVRLIERAEVIVHDGLIGPDILGLARPDARLISVAKQRARHTLPQDDINALLVREAQAGRDVVRLKGGDPFIFGRGGEEAETARAAGVRVEVVPGISAANGAAAASGIALTHRDASSIVSFVAGQCKGLAEQDWSGLAGKGRTLVIYMGVSTAPQIAEKLMADGLAPSMPVAVIENAARPEMRVLRGLLAGLPDLVEREAVQSPALIVIGEVTARNISPGRHPSESWDLERQAQFLEALGPSFRWGDGDIQP from the coding sequence ATGCAGCAGACTGGCACCATCTATCTCGTCGGCGCGGGGCCGGGTCCGGTGGACCTCCTGACCTTGCGCGCGGTCCGCCTGATCGAGCGGGCGGAAGTGATCGTCCATGACGGGCTGATCGGCCCGGATATTCTCGGCCTGGCGCGGCCCGATGCGCGGCTGATCTCGGTCGCCAAGCAGCGCGCGCGCCACACCTTGCCGCAGGATGACATCAACGCCCTGCTGGTGCGCGAGGCGCAGGCCGGGCGGGATGTCGTGCGGCTGAAAGGCGGCGATCCGTTCATCTTCGGGCGCGGCGGCGAGGAAGCCGAAACCGCCCGCGCAGCAGGTGTCCGCGTCGAAGTCGTCCCCGGCATTTCTGCTGCCAACGGCGCGGCGGCGGCGAGCGGCATTGCGCTCACCCACCGTGACGCCTCCAGCATCGTCAGCTTCGTCGCGGGCCAATGCAAGGGCCTGGCGGAACAGGACTGGTCGGGCCTCGCGGGCAAGGGCCGCACGCTGGTGATCTACATGGGCGTCTCCACCGCGCCGCAGATCGCCGAGAAGCTGATGGCTGATGGTCTCGCGCCTTCGATGCCGGTCGCCGTGATCGAGAACGCCGCGCGCCCGGAAATGCGGGTGCTGCGCGGGTTGCTGGCAGGGTTGCCCGATCTGGTGGAGCGGGAAGCGGTGCAAAGCCCCGCGCTGATCGTGATCGGCGAGGTTACGGCGCGCAACATCAGCCCCGGCCGTCATCCCAGCGAAAGCTGGGACCTAGAGCGGCAAGCGCAGTTCCTAGAGGCCCTAGGCCCCAGCTTCCGCTGGGGTGACGGAGATATCCAGCCATGA
- a CDS encoding mechanosensitive ion channel domain-containing protein has product MTAPAPTPSPDSSEIVSGADHLREDIGERSETIGGILNRLDSFAVEVGDWRISAFDVLFTVAAILLVLAFAWGATRLTRSALRRLTALDGTQRVLAEKVATIVIWITTFLVGVDLLGIDLTALTVFSGAFGLAIGFGLQKTFGNLISGIILLMDKSIKPGDVIAVTDQAGVQTFGQIRKIGIRAISVVTRDEREYLIPNENLMINQVENWSYSSKNVRVQVQVGVSYDSDMALAEELMLKAAKNARRVLDTPPPTVWWGGFGDNSVDFTIHCWINDPEEGVGNVRSEVLKHLWALFKEHGVEIPYPQRDLRLRQSGELERLIGALEQGGEPPKPKAQ; this is encoded by the coding sequence ATGACCGCGCCCGCACCGACGCCGTCTCCGGACTCGTCCGAAATCGTCAGCGGCGCGGACCATCTGCGCGAGGATATTGGCGAACGCAGCGAGACTATCGGCGGGATCCTCAACCGGCTCGATAGCTTCGCGGTTGAAGTCGGTGATTGGCGTATCTCGGCGTTCGACGTGCTGTTTACGGTCGCCGCGATCCTGCTGGTGCTCGCCTTTGCCTGGGGCGCGACCCGGCTCACCCGGAGCGCGCTGCGGCGGTTGACCGCGCTCGACGGCACCCAGCGCGTGCTGGCCGAAAAGGTCGCCACCATCGTGATCTGGATCACGACCTTCCTCGTCGGGGTCGATCTGCTCGGCATTGATCTCACCGCGCTCACGGTCTTTTCGGGCGCCTTTGGTTTGGCGATCGGGTTCGGCCTGCAAAAGACCTTCGGCAACCTCATCTCCGGCATCATCCTGCTGATGGACAAGTCGATCAAGCCGGGGGACGTCATCGCCGTGACCGATCAGGCCGGGGTGCAGACCTTCGGCCAGATCCGCAAGATCGGCATCCGCGCGATCTCGGTCGTTACCCGGGATGAGCGCGAATATCTGATTCCGAACGAAAACCTGATGATCAATCAGGTCGAAAACTGGTCCTATTCCTCCAAGAACGTGCGGGTTCAGGTGCAGGTCGGGGTGAGCTACGATAGTGATATGGCGCTCGCCGAAGAGCTGATGCTGAAGGCGGCGAAGAACGCGCGGCGCGTGCTCGACACCCCGCCGCCGACGGTGTGGTGGGGCGGGTTCGGCGACAATTCGGTCGATTTCACCATCCACTGCTGGATCAACGATCCCGAGGAAGGCGTGGGCAATGTCCGCAGCGAGGTGCTCAAGCATCTGTGGGCGCTGTTCAAGGAGCATGGGGTGGAGATTCCCTACCCCCAGCGCGATCTGCGCCTGCGGCAAAGCGGCGAGCTGGAGCGGCTGATCGGGGCGCTGGAACAGGGCGGCGAACCGCCCAAGCCCAAGGCGCAATAG
- a CDS encoding nitrite/sulfite reductase, translating into MYKYDQYDQAMVDARVEEFRDQARRRLEGKLTEDQFKPLRLMNGLYLQLHAYMLRVAIPYGTLDARQMEALADIAEMYDRGYGHFTTRQNIQYNWIKLEDAADILADLSKVEMHAIQTSGNCIRNISADHFAGAAADEVVDPRPYAELMRQWSSFHPEFTYLPRKFKIAVIGSEIDRAAMRLHDIGIRIVKRDGAIGAQFYAGGGMGRTPMIAPLIRDFVPLDQLITYAEACLRVYNRYGRRDNKYKARIKILVHELGAAEYTRQVEEEFAHMLSVGVEPPREELARIAAHFALPEPLRRPGPRAGTPLTPERIKDIGVPGQARDGGFEAWALNNTHPHRHPDYVSAVISLKPAGGIPGDATADQMRVVAKLARDYSFDELRVMHTQNLLLPHVAIADLHAVWSALDAAGMGSPNMDTIEDIIACPGLDYCSLANARSIPLAQRISERFAASGRTEVVGELKLKISGCINACGHHHAGHIGILGVDKKGKENFQLSLGGSEAEDVSLAKITGPGFDEDGVIAAVEKVTDVYLATRADGERFLDTYRRIGMEPFKEALYG; encoded by the coding sequence ATGTATAAATATGACCAATACGACCAGGCGATGGTCGATGCCCGCGTTGAGGAATTCCGCGATCAGGCCCGCCGCCGCCTCGAAGGCAAGCTGACCGAGGATCAGTTCAAGCCGCTGCGGCTGATGAACGGGCTGTACTTGCAGCTCCACGCCTACATGCTGCGCGTCGCCATCCCCTATGGCACGCTCGATGCGCGCCAGATGGAGGCGCTGGCCGACATCGCGGAGATGTATGACCGCGGCTATGGCCACTTCACCACGCGTCAGAACATCCAGTACAACTGGATCAAGCTGGAAGACGCCGCCGATATCCTCGCGGATCTGTCGAAGGTCGAGATGCACGCCATCCAGACCAGCGGCAATTGCATCCGCAACATCTCCGCGGATCACTTCGCGGGCGCTGCCGCCGACGAGGTGGTGGACCCCCGCCCCTATGCCGAGTTGATGCGCCAGTGGTCGAGCTTCCACCCGGAGTTCACCTACCTGCCGCGCAAGTTCAAGATTGCGGTGATCGGCTCCGAAATCGACCGCGCGGCGATGCGCTTGCACGATATCGGCATCCGCATCGTCAAGCGGGATGGCGCAATCGGCGCGCAGTTCTATGCCGGCGGCGGCATGGGCCGCACCCCGATGATTGCCCCGCTGATCCGCGACTTCGTGCCGCTCGACCAGCTGATCACCTATGCCGAGGCGTGCCTGCGGGTCTACAACCGCTACGGTCGGCGCGACAACAAGTACAAGGCGCGGATCAAGATCCTCGTCCATGAACTGGGCGCGGCGGAATACACCCGGCAGGTCGAGGAAGAATTTGCCCATATGCTGAGCGTTGGGGTGGAGCCGCCGCGCGAAGAATTGGCGCGGATTGCGGCGCATTTCGCACTCCCCGAACCTCTCCGCCGTCCCGGCCCCCGAGCCGGGACCCCGCTCACTCCCGAGCGGATCAAGGACATCGGGGTCCCGGGTCAAGCCCGGGACGGGGGGTTCGAGGCTTGGGCATTGAACAACACACACCCCCACCGTCACCCCGACTACGTCTCCGCTGTCATCAGCCTCAAGCCCGCAGGCGGCATCCCCGGCGATGCGACCGCCGACCAGATGCGCGTCGTCGCCAAGCTGGCGCGCGACTACAGCTTTGACGAGCTGCGGGTGATGCACACGCAGAACCTGCTGCTCCCCCATGTCGCCATCGCCGATCTGCACGCTGTGTGGAGCGCACTCGACGCGGCGGGCATGGGCTCGCCGAACATGGACACGATCGAGGACATCATCGCCTGCCCGGGGCTCGACTACTGCTCGCTCGCCAACGCCCGCTCGATCCCGCTCGCCCAGCGCATCTCGGAGCGCTTCGCCGCTTCGGGTCGCACCGAAGTGGTCGGCGAATTGAAGCTGAAGATCTCCGGCTGCATCAACGCCTGCGGGCACCACCACGCGGGCCACATCGGCATCCTCGGCGTCGACAAGAAGGGCAAGGAGAACTTCCAGCTCTCGCTCGGCGGGTCGGAGGCCGAAGACGTCAGCCTCGCCAAGATCACCGGCCCCGGCTTTGACGAGGACGGCGTGATTGCCGCGGTCGAGAAGGTCACGGATGTTTATCTCGCCACCCGCGCGGATGGCGAGCGCTTCCTCGATACCTACCGCCGTATCGGCATGGAGCCGTTCAAGGAGGCGCTTTATGGCTAA
- a CDS encoding sulfurtransferase gives MTKLPSALVSTEWLADNLGAPGLAVLDASYHLPAAARDAGAEFTAGHIPGARFLGLASLFDAGSSVPYAFPTPDQLAARLGLLGVRGEDAIILYDDSAIRTSARAWFVLTAMGWDNVAILDGGLGKWRAEGRALGSGAEHGATIAPAHLAPPRRVRSKADMLANIASGREQVLDARGADRVYGTGIDPVHGGPNGRIPGALNLPFGGVLNADGTYKSPGEIRAALTAAGIDLDQPVTTTCGSGVTASVLMFAMHLIGKHDTALYDGSWSEWGADPETPKLQGPAE, from the coding sequence ATGACCAAGCTTCCTTCTGCGCTCGTTTCGACCGAATGGCTCGCCGACAACCTTGGTGCGCCGGGCCTTGCCGTGCTCGATGCCTCATACCACCTGCCCGCCGCTGCGCGCGATGCGGGGGCGGAGTTTACCGCCGGGCACATCCCCGGCGCGCGCTTCCTCGGGCTGGCCAGCCTGTTCGATGCCGGATCGAGCGTGCCTTATGCCTTCCCCACCCCCGACCAACTCGCCGCGCGGCTCGGCCTGCTGGGGGTGCGGGGCGAGGACGCGATCATCCTCTATGACGACAGCGCGATCCGCACGTCGGCGCGGGCTTGGTTCGTGCTGACCGCGATGGGCTGGGACAATGTCGCAATCCTCGATGGGGGTCTGGGCAAGTGGCGTGCAGAAGGCCGCGCGCTCGGCAGCGGCGCGGAGCATGGCGCAACCATCGCGCCGGCCCACCTCGCCCCGCCCCGGCGGGTGCGCAGCAAGGCCGATATGCTCGCCAACATCGCCAGCGGCCGCGAACAGGTGCTCGACGCGCGCGGGGCTGATCGGGTCTATGGCACCGGTATCGACCCGGTGCATGGCGGCCCCAATGGACGCATTCCGGGCGCGCTGAACCTGCCGTTCGGCGGCGTGCTGAACGCGGACGGCACCTACAAATCGCCGGGCGAGATTCGCGCCGCGCTGACCGCCGCCGGGATCGACCTCGACCAGCCGGTCACCACCACCTGCGGCAGCGGCGTCACTGCCAGCGTGCTGATGTTCGCGATGCACCTGATCGGTAAGCACGACACCGCGCTGTATGATGGCAGCTGGAGCGAATGGGGCGCCGACCCCGAAACGCCAAAGCTCCAAGGCCCCGCCGAATGA